In Neorhizobium galegae, the following proteins share a genomic window:
- a CDS encoding glycine zipper domain-containing protein: MKKALVLLMVGASLASCTATEQGAGIGAASGAVIGGLATGNVRGAAVGAAIGGVSGALIGSVAEQPGQCYYRDRYGRRYIDSCPRRY; encoded by the coding sequence ATGAAGAAGGCCTTGGTGCTTTTGATGGTCGGCGCTTCGCTCGCGAGCTGCACGGCAACTGAACAGGGCGCCGGCATCGGCGCAGCATCCGGCGCCGTGATCGGCGGCCTGGCTACCGGCAACGTCCGCGGCGCGGCCGTTGGCGCTGCGATCGGCGGCGTTTCCGGCGCATTGATCGGCTCCGTCGCCGAACAGCCGGGACAGTGCTACTACCGCGACCGTTATGGCCGTCGCTATATCGACAGCTGCCCGCGCCGTTACTGA
- a CDS encoding Arc family DNA-binding protein, with product MAKQGRGSEQAMIRLPDGMRDQLKAAAENNGRSMNAEIVERLEQSFRSLLIPEDLWGRIQVYAQRNGRATSEEVLRLLDREYPRQWPVENSLDELVEMLNILKESADSGDMQIDAFVSKLEETFEGIASGQITGVNSNVRTRLAGMWGYYKDQQSEKAYEAEVDAQSELDDEEIRSMERFGNTAKFADPLPPDANPLSDNVYLMDILPPDALAELTKRISEADIEGAAEVLRSVSKEEISRRVEFKKLPLAEQYRLRGEEPPANREDPFSWKD from the coding sequence ATGGCGAAGCAAGGACGGGGATCTGAACAGGCGATGATACGCCTGCCGGACGGCATGAGAGATCAACTCAAGGCTGCTGCTGAAAACAATGGGCGATCGATGAACGCTGAGATTGTCGAGCGTCTCGAACAATCCTTTCGATCGCTGCTGATTCCAGAGGATCTTTGGGGAAGAATTCAGGTCTATGCTCAGCGAAACGGTCGCGCGACCAGCGAAGAGGTTTTGCGCCTTCTGGATCGCGAGTACCCACGGCAGTGGCCGGTTGAAAATAGTCTCGATGAGCTCGTCGAAATGCTCAATATCCTCAAGGAGAGCGCCGATAGCGGAGATATGCAGATCGACGCGTTTGTATCAAAGCTGGAAGAGACCTTCGAAGGCATCGCGTCAGGGCAAATCACTGGCGTTAACTCAAACGTTCGAACCCGCCTTGCGGGGATGTGGGGATACTACAAAGACCAGCAATCGGAAAAGGCATACGAGGCCGAAGTTGACGCTCAATCTGAGCTGGATGACGAGGAGATCAGGTCGATGGAAAGGTTTGGCAATACCGCAAAATTTGCAGACCCACTCCCGCCTGATGCAAACCCGCTGAGCGACAACGTTTACCTAATGGACATCCTTCCACCCGATGCCTTGGCTGAATTGACAAAGAGAATTTCTGAAGCCGACATTGAAGGTGCCGCAGAAGTCTTAAGGTCTGTCTCGAAGGAAGAGATCAGCAGGCGAGTTGAATTTAAAAAGCTTCCACTTGCTGAGCAATATCGCCTTCGAGGCGAAGAGCCTCCGGCTAATCGCGAAGACCCATTTTCGTGGAAGGATTGA
- a CDS encoding FAD binding domain-containing protein — protein MYATSYHRASSVEDAVKLKSANEEGKYLSGGMTLIATMKQRLAAPSDLIDLRHIPTLRGISVDGRKVTIGAATPHADVAASRELAAICPAICKLAGHIGDPHVRHMGTIGGSIANNDPAADYPAGLLGLGATIVTDRRSILADDFFTGLFETALEEGEMVTSVTFEGPEKAGYAKFNNPASRFAMTGVFAAKTAGGVRVAVTGAGSSGVFRHPGFEQALASNWSADALSNVAVDASNLMADMHANAEYRANLVKVMAKRAVASAG, from the coding sequence ATGTATGCTACCAGCTATCATCGTGCATCCTCGGTGGAAGATGCCGTCAAGCTCAAGTCCGCCAACGAGGAGGGCAAATACCTTTCCGGCGGCATGACCTTGATCGCGACCATGAAACAGCGGCTCGCCGCGCCGAGCGACCTGATCGACCTTCGTCATATCCCGACGCTGCGCGGGATTTCGGTCGACGGCCGCAAGGTTACGATCGGGGCCGCCACGCCGCATGCGGACGTGGCCGCTTCGCGGGAGCTTGCGGCCATCTGTCCGGCGATCTGCAAGCTCGCGGGCCATATCGGCGACCCCCATGTGCGCCACATGGGCACGATCGGCGGTTCGATCGCCAACAACGACCCGGCGGCGGACTATCCCGCCGGCCTGCTCGGGCTTGGCGCGACCATCGTCACCGACCGGCGTTCGATCTTGGCGGACGATTTCTTCACCGGTCTTTTCGAGACCGCGCTGGAGGAGGGCGAGATGGTGACATCAGTCACCTTCGAGGGGCCGGAAAAGGCGGGCTATGCCAAGTTCAACAACCCGGCCTCGCGCTTTGCCATGACCGGCGTGTTCGCGGCGAAAACCGCAGGTGGCGTGCGTGTCGCGGTGACCGGCGCCGGCTCATCCGGCGTCTTCCGTCATCCGGGCTTCGAACAGGCGCTGGCCTCCAACTGGTCGGCGGATGCATTGAGCAATGTCGCGGTCGATGCCTCCAACCTGATGGCGGACATGCACGCGAACGCGGAATACCGCGCCAACCTGGTGAAGGTTATGGCCAAAAGGGCGGTGGCGTCTGCCGGTTGA
- a CDS encoding xanthine dehydrogenase family protein molybdopterin-binding subunit, with protein sequence MGVEGIGARVTRKEDKRFLTGKGRYTDDMTVPGMKYAYFVRSPYGHATIKNIDATAAKAMPGVIDVLDGKQLQADGIGNLICGWMIHSKDGTPMKMGAWHPLAVDTVRYVGDAIAIVVADSSGEARDAAEAVVIDYEQLPAVVEAVAALASGATQIHPEAPGNLIFEWQIGEPDAVDKAIAAAAHVTEIEILNNRLSPNPMEPRATLGIYDMAEDHYTCYTTSQNPHVARLVMSAFYNVAPENKLRVIAPDVGGGFGSKIYIYPEEIICLWASKKTGVPVKWTSDRTEAFLTDAHGRDHVSKVKMAFDANNRITALKVDTIANLGAYMSLFSSAVPTYLYATLLSGQYAIPAIHANVRTVYTNTVPVDAYRGAGRPEATYLLERTMETAARELGVSPAELRRANFIRTFPYQTPVIMNYDAGDYEASLNAAMQAADWAGFAARRAQSEAKGKKRGIGMSCYIEACGIAPSAAVGSLGAGVGLWESAEVRVNAVGTIEVLTGSHSHGQGHETTFAQLVAGRLGVPIESISIVHGDTDKVQMGMGTYGSRSGAVGMSAIVKALDKVEAKAKKIAAHLMEASEEDIVIENGELKVAGTDKAVPWFQVALASYTAHNLPSGMEPGLKETAFYDPSNFTFPAGCYIAEVEIDPDTGETDIVQFVAADDFGNIINPMIVEGQVHGGIAQGIGQALLENVQYDANGQLLTASYMDYAMPRADDLPSFTLSHQNTPCPSNPLGIKGCGEAGAIGSPPALINAITDAIGHNKLTMPATPMKVWQALQTAH encoded by the coding sequence ATGGGTGTTGAAGGAATCGGTGCACGCGTTACCCGCAAGGAAGACAAACGCTTCTTGACCGGCAAGGGCCGCTATACGGACGATATGACCGTCCCGGGCATGAAATATGCCTATTTCGTCCGCAGTCCCTACGGGCATGCGACGATCAAAAACATCGACGCGACTGCAGCGAAAGCCATGCCTGGTGTCATCGACGTGCTCGACGGCAAGCAGCTGCAGGCGGACGGCATCGGCAATCTCATCTGCGGCTGGATGATCCATTCGAAGGATGGAACGCCGATGAAGATGGGTGCCTGGCATCCGCTCGCCGTCGATACGGTGCGTTATGTGGGCGATGCGATCGCAATCGTGGTCGCCGACTCCTCCGGCGAAGCCCGCGATGCTGCGGAAGCCGTGGTCATCGACTACGAGCAGTTGCCGGCAGTGGTCGAGGCGGTTGCAGCACTTGCCTCCGGCGCGACGCAGATTCATCCGGAAGCGCCCGGCAACCTGATTTTCGAGTGGCAGATCGGTGAGCCGGATGCGGTGGACAAGGCGATTGCGGCGGCGGCGCATGTCACCGAGATCGAGATCCTCAACAACCGCCTCTCGCCCAACCCGATGGAGCCGCGCGCCACGCTCGGCATCTACGATATGGCGGAAGATCATTACACCTGCTACACGACCAGCCAGAACCCGCATGTGGCGCGGCTGGTGATGAGCGCCTTCTACAATGTGGCGCCCGAAAACAAGCTGCGCGTCATCGCGCCGGATGTCGGCGGCGGTTTCGGTTCGAAGATCTATATCTACCCGGAAGAGATCATCTGTCTCTGGGCCTCGAAGAAGACCGGCGTGCCGGTGAAATGGACCTCGGACCGCACCGAAGCGTTCCTGACCGACGCCCATGGCCGCGACCACGTCTCGAAGGTGAAGATGGCCTTCGATGCCAACAACCGGATCACGGCGCTGAAGGTCGATACGATCGCCAATCTCGGCGCCTATATGTCGCTGTTCTCCTCGGCGGTGCCGACCTATCTCTATGCGACGCTGCTGTCCGGCCAGTATGCGATCCCGGCGATCCACGCCAATGTCCGCACCGTCTATACCAATACGGTGCCGGTCGATGCCTATCGCGGCGCCGGGCGTCCGGAAGCGACCTACCTGCTCGAACGGACCATGGAGACGGCGGCCCGCGAACTCGGCGTCTCGCCGGCGGAGCTGCGTAGGGCGAACTTCATCCGAACCTTCCCCTACCAGACGCCTGTCATCATGAACTATGACGCGGGCGACTACGAAGCCTCGCTGAATGCCGCGATGCAGGCCGCCGACTGGGCAGGGTTTGCCGCACGGCGGGCGCAATCGGAAGCCAAGGGCAAGAAGCGCGGCATCGGCATGAGCTGCTATATCGAGGCCTGTGGCATTGCGCCGTCGGCTGCGGTCGGTTCGCTCGGTGCCGGTGTCGGCTTGTGGGAATCGGCGGAAGTGCGGGTGAACGCCGTCGGCACGATCGAGGTGCTGACCGGCTCGCACAGCCACGGCCAGGGCCATGAAACCACCTTCGCGCAGCTCGTTGCCGGCCGCCTCGGCGTGCCGATCGAGAGCATCAGCATCGTCCATGGCGATACCGACAAGGTACAGATGGGCATGGGCACCTACGGTTCGCGTTCCGGCGCGGTCGGCATGTCGGCGATCGTCAAGGCGCTCGACAAGGTCGAGGCCAAGGCGAAGAAGATCGCCGCGCATCTGATGGAGGCGTCCGAGGAGGATATCGTCATCGAGAACGGCGAGCTCAAGGTCGCCGGCACCGACAAGGCGGTGCCGTGGTTCCAGGTGGCGCTCGCCTCCTATACCGCCCACAACCTGCCTTCGGGCATGGAGCCGGGCTTGAAGGAAACCGCCTTCTACGATCCCTCCAACTTCACCTTCCCGGCCGGCTGCTACATTGCCGAGGTGGAGATCGATCCGGATACCGGCGAGACGGACATCGTCCAGTTCGTCGCGGCCGACGATTTCGGCAACATCATCAACCCGATGATCGTCGAGGGCCAGGTGCATGGCGGCATTGCCCAGGGCATCGGCCAGGCGCTGCTCGAAAACGTGCAGTATGATGCGAACGGCCAGCTGCTGACGGCAAGCTACATGGATTATGCCATGCCGCGCGCCGACGACCTGCCGTCGTTCACGCTGTCGCACCAGAACACGCCGTGTCCCAGCAATCCGCTCGGCATCAAGGGCTGCGGCGAGGCGGGCGCGATCGGTTCGCCGCCGGCGCTGATCAACGCCATCACCGATGCGATCGGCCATAACAAACTCACTATGCCGGCGACCCCGATGAAGGTCTGGCAGGCATTGCAGACGGCTCACTGA
- a CDS encoding tyrosine-type recombinase/integrase, translating into MSVRKREWTTPKGVAKSAWVVDYVDITGNRRLKTFRLKKEADQFAATASVEVREGVHVADSASATVEAAGKLWIANSRASKLERSTIDQYERHLRLHIVPFIGSLKLSSLSIAKVRAFEDALREADRTSIMIKKVLVSLGTLIADAQERGLVARNIVRDLKGRRGSGEKRQERRQKGRLKVGVDIPTREEAKALVGVLQGRHRPLFLTAIFCGLRSSELRGLRWQDVDFGKNEIRVHQRADRYNDIGKPKSIAGERSLPAPPMAMNALKQWKLVCPKRDTGKKDGAGEKIKVLDLVFPTGAGNVETLNNFLRRGLHPAWIAAGVTVDTGEVDKKGKPILDAKYKGLHALRHFYASWCINRRKDGGLELPPKVVQERLGHSTIAMTMDVYGHLFPRGDDAEEMAEAERAFLA; encoded by the coding sequence ATGTCAGTCCGCAAGCGCGAATGGACCACACCGAAGGGCGTAGCAAAGAGCGCATGGGTGGTCGATTACGTCGACATCACTGGCAATCGGCGGCTGAAGACGTTCCGCCTGAAGAAGGAGGCCGACCAGTTCGCAGCGACGGCGTCGGTCGAGGTCCGGGAGGGCGTGCACGTCGCCGATAGCGCCAGCGCTACCGTAGAGGCCGCCGGGAAATTATGGATTGCCAACTCCCGGGCGTCGAAACTGGAGCGATCGACGATCGACCAATACGAACGTCATTTGCGCCTGCATATCGTGCCATTCATCGGGTCGCTCAAGCTTTCCTCTTTATCGATCGCCAAGGTGCGGGCATTCGAGGACGCACTCAGGGAAGCAGATCGAACGTCGATCATGATCAAGAAGGTTCTCGTGAGCCTTGGGACGCTGATCGCTGACGCGCAGGAACGCGGCCTCGTGGCGCGCAATATCGTTCGCGATCTCAAGGGCAGGAGGGGATCGGGGGAGAAACGCCAGGAGAGGCGGCAAAAGGGCCGTCTGAAGGTGGGCGTGGATATTCCGACGCGGGAGGAGGCGAAAGCGCTCGTCGGCGTCCTGCAGGGCCGTCACAGGCCGCTGTTTTTAACGGCCATCTTCTGCGGCTTGCGTTCGTCGGAATTGCGCGGATTGCGCTGGCAGGATGTCGATTTCGGGAAGAACGAGATACGGGTCCATCAGCGGGCCGATCGCTATAACGACATCGGAAAGCCGAAGTCGATCGCGGGCGAACGATCGTTGCCAGCGCCGCCCATGGCGATGAATGCCTTGAAGCAGTGGAAGCTGGTCTGCCCGAAACGGGATACCGGCAAGAAGGACGGGGCCGGCGAGAAGATCAAGGTTCTCGATCTTGTCTTCCCGACTGGCGCAGGGAACGTCGAGACGCTGAACAACTTTCTCCGCCGCGGCCTGCACCCAGCTTGGATCGCGGCCGGCGTCACGGTCGACACAGGAGAGGTGGACAAGAAGGGGAAGCCGATCCTTGATGCGAAATACAAAGGCTTGCACGCGCTACGCCATTTCTATGCCTCGTGGTGCATAAACCGGCGGAAAGATGGTGGCCTGGAATTGCCCCCCAAGGTCGTACAAGAGCGCCTCGGCCATAGCACAATCGCCATGACCATGGACGTCTACGGGCACCTGTTCCCGAGGGGCGACGACGCCGAAGAAATGGCAGAGGCAGAGCGTGCTTTTCTTGCGTGA
- the hemA gene encoding 5-aminolevulinate synthase has protein sequence MDFEAFFKSELDGLHGEGRYRVFADLERHRGNFPRATRHTPDGPKEVTVWCSNDYLGMGQHPAVIEAMKEAIDHCGAGAGGTRNISGTTHYHVVLEQELADLHGKEAALIFNSGYMSNWATLGTLGQKIPGLIIFSDALNHASMIEGIRYAKCERVIWKHNDLNDLEAKLAAADPNAPKLIAFESVYSMDGDISPIKEICDLAEKYGAMTYLDEVHAVGMYGPRGGGIAEREGLMDRLTIIEGTLGKSFGVMGGYIAASTALCDFIRSFASGFIFTTALPPTLAAGAIASIRHLKASPFERVRHQDRVKKLRTMLDQQGIPHMHNPSHIVPVMVGDAAKCKWISDILLDTCNVYVQPINYPTVPRKTERLRITPTPLHSDADIEHLVGSLHQLWSRCALARHVA, from the coding sequence ATGGACTTCGAGGCATTTTTCAAGAGCGAACTGGACGGACTTCATGGGGAAGGCCGTTACCGTGTGTTCGCCGATCTGGAGAGGCATCGCGGCAATTTTCCCCGCGCCACCCGCCATACTCCCGATGGTCCGAAGGAAGTGACCGTCTGGTGTTCGAACGATTATCTCGGCATGGGCCAGCACCCCGCCGTGATCGAGGCGATGAAGGAAGCCATCGATCACTGTGGCGCGGGTGCGGGAGGCACCCGGAATATTTCTGGCACGACGCACTACCACGTGGTTCTCGAGCAGGAACTCGCGGACCTGCACGGCAAGGAAGCGGCGCTGATCTTCAATTCGGGCTATATGTCGAATTGGGCGACCCTCGGCACGCTCGGCCAGAAAATCCCCGGCCTGATCATCTTCTCCGACGCGTTGAACCACGCATCGATGATTGAAGGCATTCGTTATGCCAAGTGCGAACGGGTGATCTGGAAGCACAACGACCTCAACGATCTAGAGGCAAAGCTGGCGGCCGCCGATCCGAACGCGCCGAAGCTGATCGCCTTCGAGAGCGTCTATTCGATGGATGGCGATATCTCGCCGATCAAGGAAATCTGCGACCTCGCCGAGAAATACGGCGCGATGACCTATCTCGACGAAGTGCATGCGGTCGGCATGTACGGCCCGCGCGGCGGCGGCATCGCCGAACGCGAAGGCCTGATGGACCGTCTGACGATCATCGAGGGCACGCTCGGCAAGTCGTTCGGCGTGATGGGCGGTTATATCGCCGCTTCGACCGCGCTCTGTGATTTCATCCGCTCGTTCGCTTCGGGCTTCATCTTCACGACGGCACTGCCGCCGACGCTGGCAGCCGGAGCGATCGCCTCGATCCGGCATCTGAAGGCAAGCCCTTTCGAGCGCGTCCGCCATCAGGACCGCGTCAAGAAGCTGCGCACGATGCTCGATCAGCAAGGCATTCCGCACATGCACAACCCGAGCCATATCGTGCCGGTCATGGTCGGCGATGCGGCCAAGTGCAAATGGATCTCGGATATCCTGCTCGACACCTGCAACGTCTATGTGCAGCCGATCAACTATCCGACCGTGCCGCGCAAGACCGAACGCCTGCGCATCACCCCGACGCCGCTGCATAGCGATGCGGACATCGAGCACCTGGTCGGTTCGCTGCACCAGCTTTGGTCACGCTGCGCGCTGGCGCGGCACGTGGCTTGA
- a CDS encoding FAD-dependent oxidoreductase, giving the protein MSEHREIQTTCVIAGAGPAGLMLGLLLARAGVDVIVVEKHADFLRDFRGDTIHPSTLEVMHELGLIDEFLKLPHTRAARLSAEMGGKTVTIADFSRLPVRNRFIAFMPQWDFLSFLAAKAQGYPNFRLVMQAKVTDVMEDQGEISGLVLETPEGELTIRSALVVGADGRNSIVREKAGLDVESFGMPSEVVWMKLSKQKGDPNEVMGHAGPRQGFVLIDRGDYWQCGYVIRRTTFADIREKGIEAFRQMVIDVSPLPAERMREVRSFEDTNLLTVRIDRLKQWWRTGLICIGDAAHAMSPIGGVGVNLAIQDAVAAANILAAPLRERRLADADLAAVEKRRGFPTRATQKLQLMMRSSRRTDEGSDRKRKGPPAFIRGIARFPLLAHLAGRLIGLGFRMEHVRVEEGNL; this is encoded by the coding sequence ATGAGCGAACACCGTGAAATCCAGACGACTTGCGTGATCGCCGGCGCCGGTCCGGCCGGCCTGATGCTCGGCCTCCTGCTGGCGCGGGCCGGCGTCGATGTCATCGTCGTCGAGAAGCACGCCGATTTTCTGCGCGATTTCCGCGGCGATACGATCCATCCCTCGACGCTGGAGGTGATGCACGAGCTTGGCCTGATCGACGAATTTCTGAAGCTGCCGCACACGCGGGCGGCAAGGCTGTCCGCCGAAATGGGCGGCAAGACGGTGACGATCGCGGATTTTTCGCGGCTGCCAGTCAGGAACCGCTTCATCGCCTTCATGCCGCAATGGGACTTTTTGAGTTTTCTCGCCGCAAAGGCGCAAGGTTATCCGAACTTCCGGCTGGTTATGCAGGCGAAGGTGACGGACGTGATGGAGGATCAGGGCGAAATTTCCGGCCTCGTCCTGGAGACGCCGGAAGGAGAGCTCACCATCCGCTCGGCGCTGGTCGTCGGTGCCGACGGCCGCAATTCGATCGTGCGGGAAAAGGCCGGGCTCGACGTCGAGAGTTTCGGCATGCCGAGCGAGGTCGTCTGGATGAAGCTGTCGAAACAGAAGGGCGATCCGAACGAGGTGATGGGGCATGCCGGACCGCGCCAGGGTTTCGTGCTGATCGACCGCGGCGACTATTGGCAATGCGGGTATGTGATCCGCCGCACCACGTTCGCCGACATCCGCGAAAAGGGCATCGAGGCCTTTCGGCAGATGGTGATCGACGTTTCGCCCCTACCGGCCGAGCGGATGCGGGAGGTCCGCAGTTTCGAGGATACCAACCTGCTGACGGTGCGCATCGACCGGCTGAAGCAGTGGTGGCGGACGGGGTTGATCTGCATCGGCGACGCGGCGCATGCGATGTCGCCGATCGGCGGCGTCGGCGTCAACCTGGCGATCCAGGATGCGGTGGCGGCCGCCAATATCCTCGCCGCACCGCTGCGCGAGAGGCGCCTTGCCGATGCCGATCTCGCCGCCGTCGAAAAGCGGCGCGGGTTTCCGACCAGAGCGACCCAGAAGCTGCAGTTGATGATGAGGAGCAGCCGCCGCACCGATGAGGGAAGCGACCGGAAGCGCAAGGGCCCGCCGGCCTTCATCCGGGGCATTGCCCGCTTTCCGCTGCTCGCCCATCTCGCCGGCCGGTTGATCGGGCTCGGCTTCCGCATGGAGCATGTGCGGGTTGAAGAAGGCAACCTTTGA
- a CDS encoding DUF2937 family protein — MLMLGRMLTMALALLGGIFFSQAPEFAQQYRQRIGGALDELKIMISEFDAQANHNGLDRQEALNIYSASPQTFLRNQGEAMRRTFSRYEMLAEQQKELTLAPSFTKPFVVMRNPDSTTFANAWRDFVPGVPVDFAGLTWAAGGLFCGWLIAALLGAARRGAFRLVRRPKRMDQTSTIAR; from the coding sequence ATGCTCATGCTCGGAAGAATGCTGACGATGGCGCTGGCGCTGCTTGGCGGGATCTTCTTTTCCCAGGCGCCGGAATTCGCGCAACAATACCGCCAGCGGATCGGCGGCGCGCTCGACGAACTCAAGATCATGATCTCGGAATTTGACGCCCAGGCCAACCACAACGGCCTCGACCGCCAGGAGGCGCTCAACATCTATTCCGCCTCGCCGCAGACCTTCCTGCGCAATCAGGGCGAAGCGATGCGGCGGACCTTTTCGCGTTACGAGATGCTCGCCGAGCAACAGAAAGAGCTGACCCTGGCGCCGTCGTTCACCAAGCCGTTCGTGGTAATGCGCAATCCCGATTCGACGACGTTTGCGAATGCCTGGCGCGATTTCGTGCCCGGCGTGCCGGTGGATTTCGCAGGTCTCACCTGGGCGGCAGGCGGATTGTTCTGCGGCTGGCTGATTGCAGCGCTGCTGGGAGCCGCCCGCCGCGGCGCCTTTCGCTTGGTAAGGCGGCCGAAACGGATGGACCAGACGTCGACGATTGCCCGATAA
- the dxr gene encoding 1-deoxy-D-xylulose-5-phosphate reductoisomerase — protein MAETGKRRISILGSTGSIGVNTLDVVNQLGGREAFEVVAITGNSNIALLADQAKACGAKLAVTADDGQYGALKDALAGSGIEVAAGREALIEAGARPSDWVMAAIVGTAGLAPTLAAAERGADIALANKECLVSAGELFVRAVAEGGGRLIPVDSEHSAIFQSLEDDQHHAVERIVLTASGGPFRTWTREQMAGVTADIARAHPNWSMGLKISIGSASMFNKALEMIEAKHLFDLRPDQIEVIVHPQSVIHSMVGYRDGSVLAQLGCPDMRTAIGYALTYPNRTRLDVERLDFAKLARLDFEAPDEVRFPALRLARTALERGGVQGAVMNAAEEIAFHAFCAGRIGFLNMADIAEQVMDDMAGHPPAATMDEVFAVDAEARRHAGEIIAQKEMAA, from the coding sequence ATGGCCGAAACCGGCAAGCGCCGCATCAGCATCCTCGGTTCCACCGGCTCGATCGGCGTCAATACGTTGGATGTGGTGAACCAGCTCGGCGGCCGGGAGGCCTTCGAGGTCGTCGCCATCACCGGCAACAGCAATATTGCGCTTCTGGCAGACCAGGCGAAGGCATGCGGTGCAAAACTGGCCGTCACCGCCGACGACGGCCAGTATGGGGCATTGAAGGACGCACTTGCTGGCAGCGGCATCGAGGTCGCCGCCGGCCGCGAGGCGCTGATCGAAGCCGGCGCGCGGCCGTCCGACTGGGTGATGGCGGCAATCGTCGGCACCGCCGGCCTCGCCCCGACGCTGGCCGCCGCCGAACGTGGCGCCGATATCGCGCTCGCCAACAAGGAATGCCTCGTCTCCGCCGGCGAACTGTTCGTCAGGGCGGTTGCCGAGGGCGGCGGACGGCTGATCCCGGTCGACAGCGAACACAGCGCCATCTTCCAGTCGCTTGAAGACGACCAGCACCACGCGGTCGAGCGCATCGTGCTCACCGCCTCCGGCGGCCCCTTCCGCACCTGGACGCGCGAGCAGATGGCGGGCGTCACCGCGGATATCGCCCGCGCCCACCCCAACTGGTCGATGGGCCTGAAGATCTCGATCGGCAGCGCCTCGATGTTCAACAAGGCGCTGGAGATGATCGAGGCGAAACATCTCTTCGATCTGCGGCCGGACCAGATCGAGGTGATCGTCCATCCGCAATCGGTGATCCATTCCATGGTCGGGTACAGGGACGGGTCGGTGCTGGCGCAGCTCGGCTGTCCGGACATGCGCACCGCGATCGGTTATGCGCTGACCTACCCGAACCGCACCAGGCTTGATGTCGAGCGCCTGGATTTCGCCAAACTCGCAAGGCTGGATTTCGAGGCACCGGACGAGGTGCGTTTCCCGGCGCTAAGACTGGCGCGCACCGCGCTCGAACGCGGCGGCGTGCAGGGCGCGGTGATGAACGCCGCGGAGGAAATCGCCTTCCACGCCTTCTGCGCGGGCCGCATCGGCTTCCTCAACATGGCGGATATCGCCGAACAGGTGATGGACGACATGGCGGGCCATCCGCCCGCAGCGACGATGGACGAGGTTTTTGCGGTAGACGCCGAAGCCCGGCGCCACGCTGGAGAGATCATCGCGCAAAAAGAAATGGCCGCGTAA
- a CDS encoding (2Fe-2S)-binding protein, with translation MTKVTLTVNGRAMSGECEDRTLLVHFIREKLGLTGTHVGCDTTQCGACVVHMDGHSVKSCSILAVQASGSTITTIEGLAGQGELHPVQAAFKEHHGLQCGFCTPGMVMTAVDLINREGGTLTEKTVRAGLEGNICRCTGYHNIVKAILAADAEMATGRQAAE, from the coding sequence ATGACGAAAGTGACGCTGACCGTGAACGGCCGCGCGATGAGCGGCGAGTGCGAGGACCGCACCCTGCTCGTGCATTTCATCCGCGAAAAACTTGGTCTGACGGGAACGCATGTGGGCTGCGATACGACCCAGTGCGGCGCCTGCGTCGTTCATATGGACGGCCATTCGGTGAAGAGCTGTTCGATCCTGGCGGTGCAGGCATCCGGCTCGACGATTACGACGATCGAAGGCCTCGCCGGCCAGGGCGAATTGCATCCGGTTCAAGCCGCTTTCAAGGAGCATCATGGCCTGCAATGCGGCTTCTGCACGCCCGGCATGGTGATGACGGCAGTCGACCTGATCAACCGCGAAGGCGGGACGCTCACCGAAAAGACGGTCCGCGCCGGGCTCGAAGGCAATATCTGCCGTTGCACCGGCTACCACAACATCGTCAAGGCGATCCTTGCCGCCGATGCCGAAATGGCAACGGGGCGTCAGGCCGCTGAGTGA